The Falco naumanni isolate bFalNau1 chromosome 1, bFalNau1.pat, whole genome shotgun sequence genome window below encodes:
- the BBS12 gene encoding Bardet-Biedl syndrome 12 protein, with the protein MAFRDVNARRHIGLQQLSSLALAGRTLLGPMKSCKFIVDESTNESTLICSAVRLLESLDLTSAAGQLLNETIQAQNKEFKTGMSTLLFLAGAWSNAVVECLQQNVPVSAIVSVMSEGLSSCCERVQCLQISIRDVNEELCSSNVRPNAFKSKTCQSGCDNLLNPQILLYFQKDISAPEEVNPCSHQEDCCNLNKHLVSPLAGFGSVGPLVKPAGGKSMSVISGSGGIASSCNKQKLTHSRYFSTQGKSWFSSQQGNSQGCLSGPSADPCECYGLGHLAMALSHGNQTSLKLLQSIVAYQRERAECSGSLQFNTAEIVTCCLQGLPENYSCVSPGFVTLVSPEQAAVIKYFEDKPLRILLMDGDLTEQYRHLGFNRPHNVRTILEHPSLQEGRAGALWLSSMLDILISFEVNLVLVKGNVCENLMERCIANSILVIGSVSRNVLSVFGEVTRAQPVTYLTQLNAACVGSGAQVELWKACDGRAMDLGELVPVRIKVRGIPMLTAVLTSTVTSKMQLIEDAFWTSVYRLHHALNDKKVFLGGGAVELLCLSHIQMLAEQPLKTANKNAVNEFHNSWLAASVTEYKSVVLQALASGWKQYLSVVMCNTAKAASELEACTSVDHHLKKAADCGSPLAYILKEFGRGDLLRGGSGPFADHGEGLKVYDNVTAKIEAWRRALDLVLLVLQTDAEIITGPKKNQLLNSHMSNEYMFL; encoded by the coding sequence atgGCTTTCAGGGATGTCAATGCAAGAAGACATATCGGACTTCAGCAACTCTCATCCTTAGCATTAGCTGGAAGAACATTATTGGGGCCAATGAAATCATGCAAATTCATCGTGGATGAAAGTACCAATGAAAGCACATTGATTTGTTCTGCTGTTAGACTGCTTGAAAGTTTGGATTTAACCAGTGCTGCTGGACAGCTGCTTAATGAAACCATTCAGGCACAAAACAAGGAGTTTAAGACTGGGATGAGTACCCTGTTGTTTCTTGCTGGTGCCTGGAGCAATGCCGTAGTGGAGTGCCTTCAGCAGAATGTTCCTGTTTCAGCAATAGTATCTGTGATGTCTGAGGGCTTGAGTTCTTGCTGTGAGAGAGTCCAGTGTCTTCAAATATCAATACGTGATGTAAATGAAGAACTGTGTTCTAGCAATGTTAGgccaaatgcttttaaaagcaaaacttgcCAAAGTGGATGCGACAACCTTCTGAATCCTCAGATTctcctgtattttcagaaagataTTTCTGCACCAGAAGAAGTAAATCCTTGTTCCCATCAAGAAGATTGTTGTAATCTTAACAAGCACCTGGTTTCACCTTTGGCCGGCTTTGGTTCGGTAGGTCCTCTTGTCAAACCAGCGGGTGGCAAAAGTATGTCTGTGATTTCTGGAAGTGGTGGTATCGCATCCAGCTGTAACAAACAAAAGTTAACTCATAGCAGATACTTCAGCACTCAAGGAAAAAGTTGGTTTTCAAGTCAGCAGGGTAATTCTCAGGGATGCCTTTCAGGACCTTCAGCAGATCCATGTGAATGTTACGGTTTAGGACACCTGGCAATGGCTTTGAGCCATGGAAATCAAACTAGCTTGAAACTGCTACAAAGCATTGTTGCTTATCAGCGAGAAAGAGCAGAATGCAGTGGCTCTTTGCAGTTTAATACTGCAGAAATTGTGACATGCTGTTTACAGGGCCTCCCTGAAAACTATTCTTGTGTCTCCCCAGGCTTTGTCACATTAGTATCACCAGAACAAGCTGCTGTTATCAAATACTTTGAAGACAAACCTCTTCGGATTCTGCTAATGGATGGAGACCTAACTGAACAATATCGTCACTTAGGCTTTAACAGACCGCATAACGTAAGGACTATATTGGAGCATCCTAGCCTAcaggaaggcagagcaggagcctTGTGGCTAAGCAGTATGTTAGATATTCTGATAAGCTTTGAAGTAAACTTGGTCTTGGTCAAAGGAAATGTATGCGAAAACTTAATGGAAAGATGCATAGCGAACAGTATATTGGTAATCGGTTCTGTGTCTCGGAATGTGTTGTCTGTCTTTGGGGAGGTCACCCGCGCCCAGCCAGTGACATACCTCACCCAGCTGAATGCTGCTTGTGTGGGCAGTGGGGCCCAAGTGGAGCTGTGGAAGGCCTGCGATGGGCGTGCAATGGATCTGGGTGAGCTTGTGCCAGTCAGGATAAAAGTGCGAGGAATTCCCATGCTCACAGCCGTGCTTACCTCTACTGTCACTTCAAAGATGCAGCTTATTGAAGATGCGTTCTGGACTTCAGTGTATCGGCTCCATCACGCTTTAAATGATAAGAAGGTTTTTCTTGGTGGTGGTGCAGTGGAGCTCTTGTGCCTTAGCCACATTCAGATGCTTGCAGAACAACCTTTaaagacagcaaataaaaatgctgtgaaCGAGTTTCATAATTCTTGGCTGGCGGCATCTGTGACAGAGTATAAATCAGTTGTGCTCCAAGCATTAGCAAGCGGCTGGAAGCAGTATCTTTCAGTGGTTATGTGTAACACTGCAAAAGCTGCGTCGGAGTTGGAAGCATGTACCTCAGTTGATCATCACCTCAAAAAAGCAGCTGACTGTGGCTCTCCCTTAGCATATATACTGAAAGAATTTGGAAGAGGTGATCTGCTTAGGGGTGGTTCTGGTCCTTTTGCTGACCACGGAGAGGGTTTAAAGGTTTATGATAATGTTACAGCCAAGATTGAGGCATGGCGGAGAGCTCTAGACTTGGTGCTACTAGTGCTTCAAACAGATGCTGAAATTATCACAGGTCCCAAAAAGAATCAGCTATTGAACTCACATATGTCAAAtgaatatatgtttttataG